In Streptomyces alboniger, the following are encoded in one genomic region:
- a CDS encoding Lrp/AsnC family transcriptional regulator: MPESVSPREIAPDSDTRFSELDLALVDALQSAPRAPWTRIGRALGVDATTAARRWDRLHANRLAWITAHASAKLATVAYVEVRCCPRSLETAVAALAELPWVFSIDETAGDFDLFVSVAATDLPSLGRSVHGVIGGLPGVRSTRTRLGIRLYGEGGDWRIRAMEPAGRATLSPPRAVRHSTRGTDTHGSRAADSQELVRALGGDGRLGYTELGAATGISEHTARRRLRRLINGGDITFRCDLAHPLAGLSTMVIYRATVPHADLDPTGNALARMEQVRMCASVSGPHNLLVIVWLHGLDAIAPFELALTQRFPALEVKDRTVGLHSAKRMGRLLDAHGRATRHVPLALPG, from the coding sequence TTGCCGGAAAGCGTCTCCCCACGCGAGATCGCCCCGGATTCCGACACCCGGTTCTCCGAGCTGGACCTCGCGCTCGTCGACGCCCTGCAATCCGCGCCCCGCGCCCCGTGGACCCGCATCGGCCGCGCGCTCGGCGTGGACGCGACCACCGCGGCCCGCCGTTGGGATCGGCTGCACGCCAACCGTCTCGCCTGGATCACCGCCCACGCCTCGGCGAAGCTGGCGACCGTCGCCTACGTCGAGGTGCGCTGCTGCCCGCGCTCCCTCGAAACGGCCGTCGCCGCCCTCGCCGAACTGCCGTGGGTGTTCAGCATCGACGAGACGGCGGGGGACTTCGACCTCTTCGTGTCCGTCGCCGCCACCGACCTGCCCTCGCTCGGCCGCTCGGTGCACGGCGTCATCGGCGGCCTGCCGGGCGTGCGCTCCACGCGCACCCGGCTCGGCATCAGGCTCTACGGCGAAGGGGGCGACTGGCGTATCCGAGCGATGGAACCGGCGGGCCGCGCCACCCTGTCCCCGCCGCGTGCCGTGCGGCACTCCACTCGCGGCACGGACACGCACGGCTCCCGGGCGGCGGATAGCCAGGAGCTGGTCAGGGCCCTCGGCGGCGACGGCAGGCTCGGCTACACCGAACTCGGCGCGGCGACCGGCATCAGCGAGCACACCGCCCGGCGCAGGCTCCGGCGTCTGATCAACGGCGGAGACATCACCTTCCGCTGCGACCTCGCGCACCCCCTGGCGGGCCTCTCGACCATGGTGATCTACCGCGCGACCGTCCCGCACGCCGATCTCGACCCCACCGGGAACGCACTGGCCCGCATGGAGCAGGTCCGCATGTGCGCCTCCGTCAGCGGCCCGCACAACCTCCTCGTCATCGTCTGGCTGCACGGCCTGGACGCCATCGCCCCCTTCGAGCTGGCGCTCACCCAGCGCTTCCCGGCGCTGGAGGTCAAGGACCGCACGGTGGGCCTCCACTCGGCCAAGCGCATGGGCCGGCTCCTCGACGCCCACGGCCGCGCCACGCGCCATGTCCCACTCGCCCTGCCGGGTTAG
- the crcB gene encoding fluoride efflux transporter CrcB, with protein MEARRPEAAGEPTDPDIDLSAPVPESESVAARRSGRPRGGQGLITAAVAVGGGIGAAARYGASLLWPVAAHDFPWPTLAVNALGCAVIGVFMVLITHVWAAHRLVRPFFGTGVLGGFTTFSTYAVDIERLVSGGHARTALAYLALTLLAALAAVGSAAWTTRRLVTWRRSS; from the coding sequence ATGGAAGCCCGGCGGCCCGAAGCGGCCGGCGAACCCACGGACCCCGACATCGACCTGTCCGCACCCGTACCCGAGTCCGAGTCCGTGGCCGCGCGGCGGAGCGGGCGGCCACGCGGCGGGCAGGGGCTGATCACCGCCGCCGTGGCGGTGGGCGGCGGCATCGGGGCGGCGGCGCGCTATGGCGCGTCCCTCCTGTGGCCGGTGGCGGCCCATGACTTCCCCTGGCCGACACTCGCGGTGAACGCCCTCGGCTGCGCGGTCATCGGCGTCTTCATGGTGCTGATCACCCACGTGTGGGCCGCGCACCGCCTGGTGCGGCCGTTCTTCGGCACGGGCGTGCTCGGCGGCTTCACCACCTTCTCGACGTACGCGGTGGACATCGAGCGCCTCGTGAGCGGCGGTCACGCCCGCACGGCGCTGGCCTACCTGGCACTGACCCTGCTGGCCGCGCTCGCCGCGGTGGGGAGCGCGGCGTGGACGACGCGGCGGCTGGTGACGTGGAGGCGGTCATCGTGA
- the crcB gene encoding fluoride efflux transporter CrcB produces the protein MNWLIVVAGGMIGAPLRYLTDRAVQARHDTDFPWGTFTVNVVGSLVLGVLTGAVTAGAASSQAQLFLGTGLCGALTTYSTFSYETLRLAEEGARFYAVANALGSVLAGLGAAFAGMTVAEALWL, from the coding sequence GTGAACTGGCTGATCGTGGTCGCCGGGGGGATGATCGGCGCGCCGCTGCGCTATCTGACCGACCGCGCCGTCCAGGCACGCCACGACACGGACTTCCCCTGGGGGACCTTCACCGTCAACGTCGTGGGGAGCCTGGTCCTCGGTGTGCTCACCGGCGCCGTCACGGCGGGCGCCGCGTCCTCCCAGGCGCAGCTGTTCCTCGGCACCGGACTGTGCGGGGCCCTGACGACGTACTCGACCTTCTCGTACGAGACGCTGCGGCTCGCCGAGGAGGGGGCGCGGTTCTACGCGGTCGCCAACGCGCTCGGCAGCGTCCTCGCGGGCCTCGGCGCGGCCTTCGCGGGGATGACCGTCGCCGAGGCCTTGTGGCTGTGA
- a CDS encoding glycosyl hydrolase family 18 protein, protein MKRRSVLLAALAATAASGGTAMAARNPSASDKRVVVYYQTQYTNGTYVSPLALTERNTGVTDVLVAAVHLNDLNGPYAPVHLNDDPPHSAKYDRMWRDLKTLRGKGVHVLAMVGGAAPGSFTRLDNEFDTYYPLLRDFIRQYDLDGVDLDVEEEMSLAGIERVIGALRADFGADFLITLAPVGSALKGGGNLSGFDYDDLYRSRGADIAWFNAQFYNGWGRMNSTADYDAIIARGLIPASKVVAGTLTSPANGGSGYVGMTTLKSTLRALAAKHRAFGGVAGWEYFNSAPGGTAAPWKWAAEVSSVLKR, encoded by the coding sequence ATGAAGAGGCGCAGCGTTCTGCTCGCGGCACTGGCGGCTACCGCCGCATCGGGCGGTACGGCGATGGCGGCACGGAATCCCTCCGCGTCGGACAAGCGCGTGGTCGTCTATTACCAGACGCAGTACACGAATGGCACGTACGTGTCACCGCTCGCGCTCACCGAGCGCAACACCGGCGTGACGGACGTGCTGGTGGCCGCGGTGCACCTCAATGATCTCAACGGCCCTTACGCCCCGGTCCACTTGAACGACGACCCGCCCCACTCGGCCAAGTACGACCGGATGTGGCGCGATCTGAAGACCTTGCGCGGCAAGGGCGTGCACGTGCTCGCGATGGTCGGTGGCGCGGCGCCCGGGAGCTTCACCCGGCTCGACAACGAATTCGACACGTATTACCCGCTGTTGCGGGACTTCATCCGGCAGTACGACCTCGACGGCGTCGACCTCGATGTCGAGGAGGAGATGTCGCTGGCCGGCATCGAGCGCGTCATCGGCGCGCTGCGCGCCGACTTCGGTGCCGATTTCCTCATTACGCTCGCGCCGGTCGGCAGCGCGCTGAAGGGCGGCGGAAATCTCTCCGGGTTCGACTACGACGACCTTTACCGCAGCCGCGGCGCTGACATCGCGTGGTTCAACGCGCAGTTCTACAACGGCTGGGGCCGCATGAACTCCACGGCCGATTACGACGCCATCATCGCGCGCGGCCTGATTCCCGCGTCCAAGGTGGTCGCGGGCACGCTCACCTCACCGGCCAACGGCGGCAGCGGCTATGTCGGCATGACGACGCTCAAGTCGACACTGCGCGCGCTCGCGGCCAAGCACCGGGCGTTCGGCGGCGTGGCCGGTTGGGAGTACTTCAACTCCGCGCCCGGCGGCACCGCCGCGCCCTGGAAGTGGGCGGCCGAGGTCTCCTCCGTGCTGAAGCGCTGA
- a CDS encoding dihydrofolate reductase family protein has product MGKIIWTMSVSLDGFMEGPNREIDWHRVDDELHRHFNDWCGTLGAFLDGRVTWELMDAYWPTADQDPSCGEIEAQFAGIWRDTPKYVFSRTLRQAGWNTTILREVVPEEIRALKEKASGDLALGGADLAATFLRLGLIDEIHTYVHPVVIGRGKPMFLAPDVKADLRLAGTRTFGSGVVQLRHQLAGSPTNAH; this is encoded by the coding sequence ATGGGAAAGATCATCTGGACGATGTCGGTGTCCCTGGACGGGTTCATGGAGGGGCCGAACCGCGAAATCGACTGGCACCGGGTCGACGACGAGCTGCACCGCCACTTCAACGACTGGTGCGGAACGCTCGGCGCGTTCCTGGACGGCCGGGTGACCTGGGAGCTGATGGACGCCTACTGGCCGACCGCCGATCAGGATCCGTCGTGCGGCGAGATCGAGGCGCAGTTCGCCGGGATCTGGCGGGACACACCCAAGTACGTCTTCTCGCGCACCCTGCGCCAGGCGGGCTGGAACACCACGATCCTGCGTGAGGTGGTCCCGGAGGAGATCCGCGCGCTCAAGGAGAAGGCGAGCGGTGACCTCGCCCTCGGCGGAGCCGATCTCGCCGCCACCTTCCTGCGCCTGGGGCTGATCGACGAGATCCACACCTACGTCCACCCGGTCGTGATCGGCCGAGGAAAGCCCATGTTCCTGGCGCCGGACGTGAAGGCCGACCTCCGGCTCGCCGGGACACGGACCTTCGGCAGCGGCGTCGTACAGCTTCGCCACCAACTCGCCGGCTCCCCAACTAATGCGCATTAG
- a CDS encoding tetratricopeptide repeat protein, giving the protein MTYYGHGTAAERWERARQFFDAKEYVTAAGILDALADEVPEQVAPRLLLARAYYHSAQLVRAEGELRKVIELDPVEGYARLMLGRTLERQGRTADAAPHLRLAAALSGGFAEV; this is encoded by the coding sequence ATGACGTATTACGGCCACGGGACCGCGGCGGAGCGCTGGGAGCGCGCCCGGCAGTTCTTCGACGCCAAGGAGTACGTGACGGCGGCGGGGATCCTCGACGCCCTGGCCGACGAGGTGCCCGAGCAGGTCGCCCCGCGGCTGCTGCTCGCCCGCGCCTACTACCACTCGGCCCAACTGGTGCGCGCCGAGGGCGAGTTGCGCAAGGTGATCGAGCTGGACCCGGTCGAGGGCTACGCCAGGCTGATGCTGGGGCGCACGCTGGAGCGACAGGGCCGGACGGCCGACGCGGCACCCCATCTGCGGCTGGCCGCGGCGCTGAGCGGCGGCTTCGCCGAGGTGTGA
- a CDS encoding pirin family protein has product MSNVDREAVPSRCGGRGFVVAEPVRELLSPRRVKLGESTEVRRLLPNLGRRMVGAWCFVDHYGPDDITDEPGMQVPPHPHMGLQTVSWLHDGEVLHRDSTGSLRTIGPRELGLMTSGRAISHSEESPRSHARYLHGAQLWVALPDTDRHTAPHFEHHAELPRITAPGLSATLILGALDGATSPGTTYTPIVGADLTLADSADVRLPLEPDFEYAVLSMSGEAHVDGVPVLPGSMLYLGCGRTELPLRAESNASVMLLGGEPFEEELVMWWNFVARSHEEIEEARTAWTTGTRFGEVKGYDGAPLPAPELPPVALKPRGRVR; this is encoded by the coding sequence ATGAGCAATGTTGATCGCGAGGCGGTTCCGAGCCGGTGCGGCGGCCGAGGGTTCGTCGTCGCGGAACCGGTACGGGAACTCCTCAGCCCCCGGCGGGTGAAGCTCGGCGAGTCCACCGAAGTCCGCCGACTGCTGCCCAACCTCGGACGCCGCATGGTCGGCGCCTGGTGCTTCGTCGACCACTACGGCCCCGACGACATCACGGACGAGCCCGGCATGCAGGTGCCGCCCCACCCGCACATGGGCCTCCAGACGGTCAGCTGGCTGCACGACGGCGAGGTCCTGCACCGCGACTCCACCGGCAGCCTGCGGACCATCGGCCCTCGCGAGCTGGGCCTGATGACCTCGGGCCGGGCCATCTCCCACTCCGAGGAGAGCCCGAGGTCGCACGCCCGCTATCTGCACGGCGCGCAGCTGTGGGTCGCCCTGCCCGACACCGACCGCCACACGGCCCCGCACTTCGAACACCACGCGGAGCTTCCCCGGATCACCGCGCCCGGCCTGAGCGCGACGCTGATCCTGGGCGCCCTCGACGGGGCGACCTCTCCCGGCACGACGTACACCCCGATCGTCGGCGCGGACCTCACCCTGGCCGACAGCGCGGACGTACGCCTCCCGCTGGAGCCGGACTTCGAGTACGCGGTCCTGTCCATGTCCGGCGAGGCCCACGTCGACGGCGTCCCGGTCCTCCCCGGCTCCATGCTCTACCTGGGCTGCGGCCGCACCGAACTCCCCCTGCGCGCCGAGTCGAACGCGTCCGTGATGCTCCTGGGCGGCGAGCCGTTCGAGGAGGAACTGGTCATGTGGTGGAACTTCGTCGCCCGCTCCCACGAGGAGATCGAGGAGGCCAGGACCGCCTGGACGACGGGCACCCGCTTCGGCGAGGTAAAGGGTTACGACGGCGCGCCGCTGCCCGCGCCGGAACTGCCGCCGGTGGCGCTGAAGCCGCGGGGGAGGGTGCGCTGA
- a CDS encoding cytochrome P450 — translation MEATGEHENEATDHRRWRHTLSRHFSSRRTTRLRPSTEARFDTLVRSCLAAGPPADVCADLAYPLAAGVIFDLLGLPEELRRAMTEWSGMVREPGRAREAVRLRSRLRDDVDSILRRIRRQPHDITSDDSLLAGLALARTGSEDLRDEEHADAILDVFLAGFDTVAARMVYGTFFLLARPSQWNALCQDVSLVPGTVEEILRLAVPGGGWIPRYAQADIPVSGTSIKAGELVVLSFQSANRDEAVFRDASVFDIRRDPNPHIAFGHGKYYCLGAALARLELSVFLTGLARFSRLQVAGGLAEEPEVAHQKVTGGLNRLLVTWETNREEPQRR, via the coding sequence ATGGAAGCGACCGGCGAGCACGAGAACGAGGCCACTGACCATCGCCGATGGCGGCACACACTGTCGCGCCACTTCAGCAGCCGCCGGACAACCCGGTTGAGGCCCTCCACCGAAGCGCGGTTCGACACCCTGGTGCGCTCCTGTCTGGCAGCAGGGCCGCCCGCAGACGTCTGCGCGGATTTGGCGTACCCCTTGGCCGCGGGGGTGATCTTCGACTTGCTGGGCCTCCCCGAAGAACTACGTCGTGCGATGACCGAGTGGTCCGGCATGGTCCGCGAACCCGGCAGGGCCCGGGAGGCGGTGCGCCTGCGCTCTCGCCTGCGGGACGACGTCGACTCGATCCTGCGACGCATTCGGAGACAACCGCACGACATAACCTCTGACGACAGTCTTCTCGCCGGTCTTGCCCTGGCACGAACGGGTTCGGAAGACCTGCGCGACGAAGAACACGCAGACGCGATTCTGGATGTATTCCTCGCCGGCTTCGACACGGTCGCCGCCCGCATGGTGTACGGCACCTTTTTCCTCCTGGCACGCCCTTCCCAGTGGAACGCGCTGTGTCAGGACGTATCCCTCGTCCCCGGGACCGTGGAGGAGATCCTGCGGTTGGCTGTCCCGGGCGGGGGCTGGATACCGCGCTACGCACAGGCAGACATTCCTGTGTCAGGGACGTCTATCAAAGCAGGCGAGCTCGTCGTCCTGTCATTCCAGTCCGCCAACCGGGACGAAGCGGTCTTCCGTGACGCCTCGGTCTTCGATATCCGCCGGGACCCCAACCCGCACATCGCGTTCGGGCACGGGAAGTACTACTGCCTGGGCGCGGCTCTGGCCAGACTGGAACTGTCCGTGTTCCTAACCGGGCTGGCCAGGTTCTCACGACTCCAAGTGGCGGGCGGCCTTGCCGAGGAGCCAGAAGTGGCCCACCAAAAGGTGACAGGCGGTCTGAACCGCCTGCTGGTGACCTGGGAGACCAACAGAGAGGAACCTCAGCGCCGATGA
- a CDS encoding ATP-grasp domain-containing protein yields MPEVKVALVTTRPRPEINTDHDMPLLLAALNAAGVTASSVEWDDQSTDWSQYSLVLIRSTWDYTWRSSEFLEWVDRCSRVTTLLNPPPVVHWSSDKYYLARLTEAGVPAVPTRYLTRDKASSVTAALPNTDEFVIKPAVGAGARYAARYTADDKHAAVQHICHMHDEGLTAMVQPYMSRVEVSGERALVFFDGSFLHAVRKNAVLASNVPFHHRKVAHPGLEPWAPTPSELDVATRALSVVPDAQQLFYARVDLVDDENGRPTVMELELIEPNLFLAVQPSSIETVTRAISEKALHVQRTRAQRVAEHI; encoded by the coding sequence ATGCCGGAAGTCAAGGTTGCACTGGTAACCACCAGGCCGCGCCCCGAGATCAACACTGATCACGACATGCCGCTCCTCTTGGCGGCCCTGAACGCCGCTGGAGTCACAGCCAGTTCCGTGGAGTGGGACGACCAGAGCACCGACTGGAGTCAGTACAGTCTGGTCCTCATTCGCTCCACCTGGGATTACACCTGGCGGTCCAGCGAATTTTTGGAATGGGTGGACAGATGCAGCCGTGTCACTACCCTCCTCAACCCACCGCCGGTCGTCCACTGGAGCTCCGACAAGTACTACCTCGCCCGCCTCACGGAGGCCGGCGTGCCTGCCGTCCCGACCCGGTACCTGACCCGGGACAAAGCGTCGTCGGTGACCGCCGCTCTGCCGAACACCGACGAATTCGTGATCAAGCCTGCGGTAGGGGCGGGAGCGAGATACGCAGCACGGTACACGGCGGATGACAAGCACGCCGCTGTCCAGCACATCTGTCACATGCACGACGAAGGACTCACCGCCATGGTGCAGCCCTACATGTCACGTGTCGAGGTCAGTGGTGAACGCGCGCTGGTCTTCTTCGACGGCTCCTTTTTGCACGCCGTCCGCAAGAACGCTGTGCTCGCCTCAAACGTGCCCTTCCACCACCGGAAAGTCGCCCACCCCGGACTGGAACCCTGGGCACCCACGCCCAGTGAGCTCGACGTAGCCACAAGAGCCCTGTCGGTGGTGCCGGACGCGCAACAGCTGTTCTACGCCCGTGTCGACCTGGTAGACGACGAGAACGGCCGGCCTACAGTCATGGAACTTGAGCTCATCGAGCCGAACCTGTTCCTCGCCGTGCAGCCTTCATCGATCGAAACGGTGACGCGGGCGATCTCCGAGAAGGCGCTGCACGTGCAGCGGACGCGTGCGCAACGGGTCGCCGAACACATCTAG
- the fxsT gene encoding FxSxx-COOH system tetratricopeptide repeat protein — translation MAQTKEELSRFMHMLRARADSPSYRDLEKAAVSLGTSLPRTTLGEVLRGRRFPSKAFLLTFVRLCGADLEEMQVWEGVWNRLAVQYKVAEPSSTAVDPASPDLLHERRRSVVLERELKDLRAQLKQQSLLLERAARAWTNVGDALRREGHWASAGVVYGAVADLQSALPASGTDVAFRARLGVIEVLAAQGQYADAETAALQLTNECTKVLGADHPDTLAAQQMLVTLGNPPSARQISVRPGVSDPDGSLTLTRSEPHAASSRVPGALPPVWNLEPRNPQFTGRDGILRRLRERFDLGGASVVQALRGLGGVGKTQIAVEYAHQRAYAYDVVWWIAADDSSLVGDQIAALAVELALVERDTDTATAAAVAKAHLRGRDRWLIIFDNAEERAAVSEWLPGGPGHVLITSRVGGWESIAATMQVEGMAALESVALLQAHCPDLGRGEAELLAEQLDFLPLALCQAGGFLSETATEVGDYLNLLSTHPAALLSEGEAGDYPRSLAAVIGLSLDQLAQADPVGLAIVRVCALLAPESVPVRWLMTRGEWESGDDESIAVLTQVAEDEMRLRRAIGTAVRFGLAKGGRDGVRLHRLVQGVVKDLLPAIALESMRRHSHGMLVENDPGNPESPSTWAAWAHIVPHVLAVEPTTSRNPRLRPLACKASWYLIERGDADAGTRLAISLRSAWLRELGADDVHVLWVTRCLARGLREQGRYEEARRLYDDALPRYHRVLGPRHTDTLRLAHGSAINLRMLGRYEAARQLQGDTFDSYRDVLGQDHPHTLHSANHLAVDLSILGHHDEARRLHEDTLARYRRVIGDDHPDTLRSANHLAADLVALGDHAHAKALDEDTLDRCRRVFGEDHPYTLRAANSYATILRKLGDLRQALTLQEETLARSQQILGADHPQTLRTAHALSETLHHSQQLARAEDLQADTVQRYRQVLGDDHPDTRNSVDLLEKITARK, via the coding sequence GTGGCGCAGACCAAGGAGGAGTTGTCCCGCTTCATGCACATGCTCCGGGCCAGGGCCGACAGTCCTTCGTACCGGGACCTGGAAAAGGCGGCGGTGTCGCTGGGGACTTCCCTTCCCCGCACAACTCTCGGTGAGGTACTGCGCGGACGCAGGTTTCCCAGCAAGGCATTCCTGTTGACCTTCGTACGGTTGTGCGGAGCGGACCTGGAGGAGATGCAGGTCTGGGAAGGCGTCTGGAACCGGCTCGCCGTGCAGTACAAGGTCGCTGAACCGTCATCTACAGCGGTAGACCCGGCTTCGCCGGACCTTCTCCACGAGCGGCGGCGGTCGGTGGTGCTGGAACGGGAACTCAAGGATCTCCGCGCACAATTGAAGCAGCAGAGTCTGCTGCTGGAGCGGGCGGCGAGAGCGTGGACGAACGTCGGCGACGCTCTGCGCCGTGAGGGCCATTGGGCGTCGGCGGGGGTGGTCTATGGAGCAGTCGCTGATCTGCAGTCGGCCCTTCCGGCCTCGGGGACCGACGTCGCCTTCCGGGCCCGGCTGGGAGTGATCGAGGTACTGGCCGCGCAGGGACAGTACGCCGATGCCGAGACAGCGGCGTTGCAGCTGACCAACGAGTGCACGAAAGTTCTAGGAGCCGATCACCCCGACACCCTGGCGGCGCAACAGATGCTCGTCACGCTCGGCAATCCGCCCTCTGCCAGACAGATCAGCGTGCGTCCGGGGGTGAGTGATCCCGACGGCTCCCTGACTCTGACCCGCTCGGAGCCCCACGCGGCCTCAAGCCGAGTGCCCGGTGCCCTGCCGCCCGTGTGGAACTTGGAGCCCCGGAATCCCCAGTTCACCGGCAGGGACGGCATCCTGCGCAGACTGCGTGAGCGCTTCGATCTGGGAGGCGCGTCAGTTGTTCAGGCATTACGCGGGCTGGGCGGAGTTGGGAAGACTCAGATTGCTGTCGAGTACGCGCACCAGCGTGCCTACGCTTACGACGTCGTGTGGTGGATCGCAGCGGACGATTCGTCACTGGTCGGTGATCAGATCGCTGCACTCGCCGTGGAGCTGGCACTCGTCGAGCGCGATACCGATACGGCTACGGCGGCGGCCGTGGCCAAGGCACACCTGCGGGGACGCGACCGGTGGTTGATCATTTTCGACAATGCCGAGGAGCGCGCCGCTGTCTCCGAGTGGCTTCCGGGTGGCCCGGGTCATGTACTGATCACCTCTCGTGTCGGCGGTTGGGAAAGCATCGCTGCGACGATGCAGGTGGAAGGCATGGCAGCGCTGGAATCCGTCGCGCTTCTGCAGGCACACTGCCCCGACCTCGGCCGTGGGGAGGCGGAATTACTCGCGGAACAGCTGGACTTCCTGCCTCTCGCCCTGTGCCAGGCAGGAGGCTTCCTCTCCGAGACAGCGACTGAGGTCGGCGACTATCTCAATTTACTCAGCACTCATCCGGCTGCTCTGCTGAGTGAGGGCGAGGCCGGTGATTACCCGCGTTCGTTGGCGGCCGTGATAGGTCTGAGTCTGGATCAGCTCGCCCAGGCCGATCCGGTCGGGCTGGCCATCGTGCGGGTATGCGCCCTGTTGGCTCCGGAGTCGGTTCCGGTGCGCTGGCTGATGACACGAGGCGAGTGGGAGTCGGGCGACGACGAGTCCATAGCGGTGCTGACGCAGGTGGCCGAGGACGAAATGCGTCTGCGGCGAGCCATCGGAACAGCCGTCCGCTTCGGTCTGGCGAAGGGCGGCCGGGACGGAGTTCGCCTGCATCGACTGGTACAGGGAGTGGTCAAGGACCTGCTACCCGCGATCGCGCTGGAGAGCATGCGCCGGCACTCCCATGGGATGCTCGTGGAAAACGATCCGGGCAACCCTGAGTCCCCGTCCACCTGGGCTGCGTGGGCACACATCGTCCCGCACGTGCTCGCCGTGGAGCCGACCACCTCCAGGAACCCGCGCCTGCGCCCTCTGGCCTGCAAGGCGTCTTGGTACCTCATCGAACGAGGTGACGCCGATGCCGGCACCCGACTGGCAATCTCACTGCGCTCGGCGTGGCTGCGCGAACTGGGCGCCGACGATGTCCATGTCCTGTGGGTGACCCGGTGCCTGGCCCGAGGGCTGCGTGAACAAGGACGGTACGAGGAGGCCCGGCGGCTCTATGACGACGCACTACCCCGATACCACCGGGTTCTGGGGCCCCGGCACACGGACACGCTGCGTCTCGCTCACGGCAGCGCTATCAACCTGCGGATGCTCGGCCGGTACGAGGCGGCTAGGCAACTGCAGGGGGACACCTTCGACTCCTATCGTGACGTCCTCGGCCAAGACCACCCCCACACGCTGCACTCCGCCAACCACCTCGCTGTCGATCTGAGCATCTTGGGCCATCACGACGAAGCCCGGAGGCTGCACGAGGACACTCTGGCTCGGTACCGGCGCGTCATCGGGGACGACCATCCGGACACGCTGCGGTCGGCGAACCACCTGGCTGCCGACCTCGTCGCCCTCGGGGACCACGCGCATGCCAAGGCGCTCGACGAGGATACTTTGGACCGCTGCCGCAGAGTCTTTGGTGAGGACCATCCGTACACTCTGCGGGCCGCGAACTCCTACGCGACGATCCTGCGCAAGCTCGGCGACCTGCGACAGGCCCTGACGCTCCAGGAGGAGACGCTCGCGCGCTCCCAGCAGATCCTGGGCGCCGACCACCCCCAGACCCTCCGGACCGCGCACGCCCTGAGTGAGACTCTGCATCACTCACAACAACTCGCCCGCGCCGAAGACTTGCAGGCCGACACGGTTCAACGCTATCGGCAGGTTCTCGGCGACGATCACCCGGATACACGGAACTCCGTGGACCTTCTGGAAAAGATCACCGCACGGAAGTGA